The Phragmites australis chromosome 15, lpPhrAust1.1, whole genome shotgun sequence genome window below encodes:
- the LOC133891991 gene encoding GDSL esterase/lipase At2g23540-like translates to MGWAVAMAAVVVALFAAVAGVSGEVVDEFGSGASFIFGDSLVDAGNNNYIPSLSKANMTPNGIDFAASGGMPTGRFTNGRTIADIIGEMLGQADYSPPFLAPNTTGGALLNGVNYASGGAGILNGTGRIFVNRIGMDLQVDYFNITRKQLDALLGRDRAKKYLRKKAIFSVTVGSNDFLNNYLMPVLSAGTRVAESPDGFINDLIIHLRDQLTRLYTLDARKFVVVNVGPLGCIPYQKTINRVGEDECVKLPNQLAVQYNGRLRELLIELNDNLPGARFCLANVYDLVMELITNYQTYGFETASMACCGNGGSYDGLVPCGPTSSMCDARDKHVFWDPYHPSEAANVLLAKYIVDGDSKYISPMNLRKLFSL, encoded by the exons ATGGGTTGGGCGGTGGCAATGGCCGCCGTCGTGGTGGCGCTCTTCGCGGCGGTGGCTGGGGTGAGTGGGGAGGTGGTGGACGAGTTCGGGTCCGGGGCGTCCTTCATCTTCGGGGACTCGCTGGTGGACGCCGGGAACAACAACTACATCCCCTCGCTGTCCAAGGCCAACATGACCCCCAACGGCATCGACTTCGCCGCGTCCGGCGGCATGCCCACCGGCCGGTTCACCAACGGCAGGACCATCGCTGACATCATCG GAGAGATGTTGGGCCAGGCAGACTACTCGCCGCCGTTCCTCGCCCCTAACACGACAGGCGGCGCGCTACTGAACGGCGTGAACTACGCGTCGGGAGGTGCAGGGATACTGAACGGAACAGGGAGAATCTTC GTGAACAGGATCGGAATGGACCTGCAGGTAGACTACTTCAACATCACAAGGAAGCAGCTGGACGCTCTGCTGGGCAGGGACAGAGCCAAGAAGTACTTGAGAAAGAAGGCCATCTTCTCCGTCACCGTCGGGTCCAACGATTTTTTGAACAACTACCTCATGCCCGTCCTCTCCGCCGGCACGCGGGTCGCCGAGTCGCCCGACGGCTTCATCAACGACCTCATCATCCACCTCCGAGACCAGCTCACG AGGCTGTACACGCTGGACGCGAGGAAGTTCGTGGTGGTGAACGTGGGGCCGCTGGGGTGCATCCCGTACCAGAAGACGATCAACCGGGTGGGCGAGGACGAGTGCGTGAAGCTGCCCAACCAGCTCGCGGTGCAGTACAACGGCCGGCTCAGGGAGCTGCTGATCGAGCTCAACGACAACCTCCCCGGCGCCCGGTTCTGCCTCGCCAACGTCTACGACCTCGTCATGGAGCTCATCACCAACTACCAGACCTACG GGTTTGAGACGGCGAGCATGGCGTGCTGCGGCAACGGCGGGTCGTACGACGGCCTCGTTCCGTGCGGGCCGACGTCGAGCATGTGCGACGCCCGGGACAAGCACGTGTTCTGGGACCCGTACCACCCCAGCGAGGCGGCGAACGTGTTGCTCGCCAAGTACATCGTCGACGGCGACAGCAAGTACATATCGCCCATGAATCTCAGGAAGCTTTTCTCCCTCTAG